CACCGGGAAGAAGATTGCAGGCAAAGGAGGGCATGGCGGCTATCGCTACGCGACCCAGCTGCAGTGTGAAACGTTGACGCATCGCCTCCTCGGTGTCTTCCCAGTCGGCCAGCAGGCGTTTGGCGAGGGGCAATAAGGACTCACCCTCGGGCGTCAGGTTCACGCTGCGCGTGGTGCGCATCAGCAGACGCCCTCCCAGCGACTCCTCCAGACCCTTGATGGCCAGGCTCAGTGCCGGTTGGGAGAGATGCAGGCGTTCGCACGCCTGTGTGAAACTCAAGGTCTGCGCCACGGCGAGAAAGGCTCTAAGCTGTTTGACAGTCAAGACGGTTGCCTCCAAGCATGGAAATCTTTTATTTGTCATTATAATTAATTGATAAGAATAACAAACTTAACAAATAGATTAAGACGAACAAGACTGGACGATGACCACACACGCATCACACAAGCCATTCACAACACGTCGAGGCGGATGACATGTCGGGATTCGATAAGCGAGTGAGTACCTACGAAGAGGCCATGGAGGGAATCGAGAGCGGTATGACCGTTCTTGCCGGCGGGTTCGGCCTGTGCGGTATCCCTGAAAACTTGATTGCCGAGATCAAGCGGCGCGGGGTCAAGGACCTCACCGTGGTCTCCAACAACTGTGGCGTCGATGGCTTCGGTCTGGGACTGCTGCTGGAGGATCGCCAGATCAAGAAGATCCTGGCCTCCTACGTTGGCGAAAACGCCCTGTTCGAGCGTCAGATGCTGGATGACGAAATCGAAGTGGTACTGACGCCACAGGGTACCCTGGCCGAGAAGATGCGTGCTGGCGGCGCTGGCATCCCGGCCTTCTACACCGCCACCGGCTACGGCACGCCGATTGGAGAGGGCAAGGAGGTGCGTGAGTTCAATGGCCGCCATTATATCCTGGAAGAGGCGATCACCGGGGACTTCGCCATCGTCAAGGGGTGGAAAGCCGACCGCTACGGCAATGTGGTCTATCGCCATACCGCCCAGAACTTCAACCCCATCGTCGCCACGGCGGGGCGTATCACGGTGGTCGAGGTGGAAGAGATCGTCGAGCCGGGCGAACTCGAACCGAGCCAAATCCATACGCCCGGCATCTATGTCGATCGCATCATCCAGGGCAATTTCGAGAAGCGTATCGAAAAGCGCACGGTTCACAGCTGAAAGACACCGATGACAAGAGGCAATCGATAATGGCACTTTCCCGCGAACAGATGGCTCAGCGCGTCGCGCGCGAGCTGAAGGATGGTTTCTACGTCAACTTGGGCATCGGTATTCCCACACTGGTGGCCAACTACGTGCCCGATGGGATAGATGTGATGCTCCAGTCCGAGAATGGCCTGCTTGGGATGGGGCGCTTTCCGACCGAGGAGGAGGTCGATGCGGACATGATCAACGCCGGCAAGCAGACCGTGACGGCGCGACCCGGTGCAGCGATCTTCTCCTCCGCGGAGTCCTTCGCGATGATCCGAGGCGGTCATGTGGACCTGACCGTGCTTGGCGCCTTCGAAGTCGATCAGCAGGGCAACATCGCGTCCTGGATGGTACCGGGCAAGCTGATCAAGGGCATGGGCGGCGCCATGGACCTGGTGGCAGGCGCCGACAATATCATCTGCACCATGACCCATGCCTCCAAGCATGGTGAGTCGAAGCTGCTGGAGAAGTGCACGCTGCCATTGACCGGTGCGGGGTGCATCAATCGTGTATTGACCGATCTTGCCTATCTCGAGATCGAGAATGGCGCCTTCGTGCTCAAGGAGCGTGCGCCGGGAGTCAGTGTCGACGAGATCATCGCCAAGACGGCGGGAAAGTTGATCGTCCCGAACCATGTCCCCGAAATCGTCTTCTGAAATTGACGATCGACCCAAGGGTCTCGCTCAAATGAGAGAGGCCCTTTTAGTAGCATCTGAATTCCCGCGATTGATGAAAAACTGACCATTGTGAGAAGTCACTTGTGCTTCTCAGGCAAGGGCGAGGTTGTGCAGGCGCTTTGCACAGGATTATCCACAAGATTTGTGAATAACTTGGAGCCTCTTGAATGACTGTAAATCTCTCATCGGTCAGCTAGTGTGCCGGCTAGACTCATGACGCATCATTCGGGCCAGGGAGATGCTCCGATGCCACCAAAAAGGAGACTTCGTGCGCAGCTTGCCGGCGACTCTTCCCATACTTTTTCTCTGCGAAATCAGCTTTCTGCTTGGGCATGGCCTGATCATGACCCTGCTTGGTGTGCGCATGTCGCTGGAGGGCTTCCCCTCTCAGATGGCGGGCCTGTTGATGTCGAGCTTCTCGCTGGGGTTCGTGCTGGGCAGCTATCTGCTCGAGAAGCATATCCGTGCGGTGGGTCATATCCGTGTCTTTGCCGCCTGTGCGGCGCTGCTTGCGGTTACCGCCATGCTGCATGGGTTATGGGTCAACCCCTGGGCCTGGCTGATATGGCGACTTTTTGGCGGGGTCGCGACGGCTGGCCTACTGATGGTGATGGAGTCGTGGGTATCGGGGGAGTCAACTAACGACAATCGTGGTCGGGTGCTCGCCTGGTACATGGTGATCTCGACGCTATCGCTGGCCGGCGGGCAGTGGATGCTCAATCTTGCCGACCCCGGCACCGCCGTGCTCTTTTCGGTGGCGGGTATCCTGTTTGCGTTGTCGTTGGTGCCACTTTCGATTCATCGCATCCATGGCCCCAGCCGGGCAAGCGATGTCACGCCGCAGAAGATCAAGCTGGGTGAACTCTTCAAGCGTGCCCCGGTGGGGTTGGTGGGGGCGTTCACCGCTGGCCTGATGGTGCAGTCGTTTTTCGCCATGACGCCTTTCTACGGCCAGGAGATCGGCCTGAGCACCGCTCAGACCGCGCAGTTCATGGCCATTACCACGCTGGTGGCCTTGGCCGCGCAGTGGGGGCTGGGGCGGCTTTCCGATCACTTCGATCGGCGTAAGGTGATCCTATGCATGGCTGCTACCATGGCAATTTCAGGTGCATTTATCTCGGTGGCGGCGCGGGTCGACTTCACGATGCTGATCGTCGTGGCCTGCTTTCATACCGCCATGCTGCATACGCTCTACTCGCTGAGCCTTGCGCATACCAATGACTGGCTGGCGCCCGGCGAAATCGTCGCCGCTAACGCCAAATTGATGATCTGGTACGGTATCGGCTCGATCATCGGCCCCTTCAGCGCCTCGCTGGTGATGCAGATGGTTGGGCCTGATGGCCTGTGGCTATTCCTCGGTGCGGCGGCCTTGATGTTGGCGATCTTCGTGCTGATTCGCTTGCGTGGGCATTACGAGGTGCCCGATGAGATAGAGCAGGAGCCGTTCGTGGCGGTACCGGTAATGGAGACGCCGCACTATCTCAGCGAACTCGACCCGCGCCATGAACCGCAACAGTATGAGCTCGACCTGCAGCTCGAGCCGTTGGCTTATATCGATAGCGAAGCATGAGCTTCGCGCTAACCATTCGACCCGAACGGGCTCGTTCATGCGATCTTGCAGCGTGTGTGCTGAGGCAGCAGCAACTCGGCGGCGCGCTCCTGGCTTCCCGGCAGGCAGCGTTGAATCAAGGCCAGACCGCCCAGGTCGATGCGGTGCTCATCGCCATCGGCAAAGACATGGCGCTGGGGGCAGGTGGGGTAGTAACGATAGTCGAGTAGATGCGATATGGGAAAGATGCCCTGCTGACGCATATTGTTGCTAAACAAGCCGGCTTGCTGCAGTCGTTCGTCGAGCTCGGCCATTGCATGTCCCAGCCCCATGCAATCGAAGCCGGCATGGTGCAGCCGTGGCCCCGCAACGGCAAGCCAAGCGGCCAACGGGTGGGCACGCTCAAGCAATCGATAGGTCTCCCAATCGGGCATTGGCCAGGGGCGACCGCGACACAGCAAATTCTGCCCGCGACAATCCTCGGGATGTGCCTGGTTCACCAGCGCCGTGAGACGCTCGAGAGGCGTACGGGTCAGGGTGCCGAGTTGCAGTTCACAGAGCACCAGCCAACTGCCATCGTCGGGAGGGGAGAGAAGTGTGATCAGCAGGCCGCGGTCGGCCATGGCATGGCGGTCCACACAGCGGTAGCCGAAGTGCTGCAGTGCTGGCAGCAGGGCCGATGTGGAGAATCGCTCGTGGTTGAGTGTCAGCAGGGCAAGATACTCGGGTGTGCTCTCTACGGGCCAAACCCGCAAGGCACCCAATTCGGGATGCAGATGAATATAGTCGAGCCATAACTGCTGGAGAAATTCCTGGCGTTGCATGAGCGTGCTCCCCTCGCTATCTACTGCAAGCGTAGTGCGAGGAAATGAGTCGTGCAGGAGAGCTTTCAACGCCAGAGGAACGCTTGTGACGCTAGCTCAAGGTAGTGTCACATTGGCGTCCAGTGACGGTCCTCGTCGGCACGCTTGAGCAGGGAGGCGAGCTCACCATGGATGTCAGGAGCGCTGGCAATGATGTTCTCGCCATAAAGGTCAACCGGAATGCCCTTGGGGCAGGGGTAAAGATGTCCGGTCCGGGCACCGGCTTCGCGGGCGATCAGCAACCCAGCGGCGAAATCCCAGGGCGAGACGCTTTCGTAGTAGGCATCGAGACGCCCACAGGCGACGTTGCATAGATCCAGCGCCGCCGAACCGTTGCGGCGGATATCCTGACAGTGCGCCAGTACCGCTGCCACGCGGCGCATCAATGGGGCGCGCCCATCGCGGCGATAAGGGAAACCAGTCGCAACCAGGCTACGCGCCAGGCTCTCCGCCTGAGCGACGCGAATTCGCTCGCCATTGAGATAGGCCCCTTCGCCGCGAATCGCGGTAAAGGTTTCGTTCAGGAAAGGGGCATGCACCACGCCAAGTTGCGTTTTGCCGTTCTCGACCCAGGCGATCGAGACGGCAACATGCGGCAGACCGTGGGCGAAGTTGACGGTACCGTCGATGGGGTCGATTACCCAGAGCGGTCCTGGCTGGTCGAGAACCTCGCGCTCGGGGGAGAGCTCCTCGGTCAAGCGCGCCTCGCCAGCAAAATGCTCATCCAGTTGCTCGGCAATCATGGTGTCGACGGCGACATCGACATCGGTGACGAGCTCACTGCCATGCTTGTAGCGCTGTGAAAAGCGTCGGTCCTGTCGCGCTTCGACGATATGTTGGCCGGCCTGCTGGGCGATACGCACGGCTATCTCAAGACGATGGGTGAGTTGCATTGCCTCTCCTTGTCGTTCATCACGCGGGTCATGTTGCTTCGCAATAAGCATCAGTCTAACAGGCCATACGGTAACTGACGTCCCGCGGCGAGATTCGTATACTCCCCCTTCACCCACCATAGGATAACCACGCCATGCAGGTCTTGAGCGCCGAGCACTACGCCCGCCTTCAACGGCTGGCGCGCCTCTACCAGCAGCGCCATGCCAAGGAGATCAAGCGCCATCCGCGCCGCAATCCCCATCTGACGGTCGATATGCTCTGCTTTCAGCCGCTGCCCGATGGCCGGCCCGAAAAGGGCGAGCTGGTGGGGGCCTTGCTGACCCCGGTATCGCTGTCGCTTGCGGTGGTGACGGCCCAGCCCAGGCCGATCCCCTTCCCAGAGCATGAAGGGAGCGAGTGGCTGGTCGGGCTTGCCAATGGCCGTTACCCTTTCATTCTGGAAACCCTCGGTGAGAGCGAGTGGCTATGGCACTGCTCGCTGCTCGACGATGTGAGCGATATCGACACGCTTCAGGAGGCCAATCGCCTCGCCCAGCAATTGATCGAGCGTGTCATGAGCGAGCCTGGCCCGTCACCGACCCAGTCCTCGACCGGTCGCTAGGGCACTGCTGGCCGAGCCAGTGCGTAAGGGCCTATGCTTAAGCGTCTGATTAACGCTCACACCGGACGCACTCGTTGCTACGGCGTAACCATCTCATGGACAGGAGAGCTTGATGAACCCAACCACGACGCATGCAACGACACCTCGTGTCGCCCTGGTGACCGGTACCACTACCGGTATCGGTGCCGCGGTGGTAAAGGCATTTTGTAACCAGGGCTTTCAAGTGCTGGCGGTGGATTTCAACCCGGATGGTCAGCGTGTGGCCGATGAGGCGGGAGCGGCCTTCTTTCAAGGCGATCTGACCGATCCCGAGGTGTGTCGCGGTGCAGTTGCCGATGCGGTCAAGCGCTTCGGGCATATCGACATCGTGGTCAACAATGCGGGCATCCAGCATGTAGCCAATATCGAGGATTTTCCTGAAGCCAAGTGGCGCCAGATCATCGATCTGATGCTGGTGGCGCCCTTCCTGCTGACCCAGGCAGCTTGGCCCTACATGCGCAAGGCAGGATGGGGAAGGATCATCAATATCGCCTCGGTTCACGCCCAGGTCGCTTCACCCGGCAAGTCGGCCTATATCAGTGCCAAGCACGGCATGATCGGCCTGACCAAGACGGCGGG
This DNA window, taken from Halomonas sp. TA22, encodes the following:
- a CDS encoding DUF1338 domain-containing protein, encoding MQRQEFLQQLWLDYIHLHPELGALRVWPVESTPEYLALLTLNHERFSTSALLPALQHFGYRCVDRHAMADRGLLITLLSPPDDGSWLVLCELQLGTLTRTPLERLTALVNQAHPEDCRGQNLLCRGRPWPMPDWETYRLLERAHPLAAWLAVAGPRLHHAGFDCMGLGHAMAELDERLQQAGLFSNNMRQQGIFPISHLLDYRYYPTCPQRHVFADGDEHRIDLGGLALIQRCLPGSQERAAELLLPQHTRCKIA
- a CDS encoding 3-hydroxybutyrate dehydrogenase — translated: MNPTTTHATTPRVALVTGTTTGIGAAVVKAFCNQGFQVLAVDFNPDGQRVADEAGAAFFQGDLTDPEVCRGAVADAVKRFGHIDIVVNNAGIQHVANIEDFPEAKWRQIIDLMLVAPFLLTQAAWPYMRKAGWGRIINIASVHAQVASPGKSAYISAKHGMIGLTKTAGLEGAAHGITANAICPAYVKTPLVENQIADQAKLHGMGEQEVIEQIMLKNAAIKRLIEPDEVASLVCYMASDAAGAVTGSSWNIDLGWTAQ
- a CDS encoding MFS transporter, encoding MRSLPATLPILFLCEISFLLGHGLIMTLLGVRMSLEGFPSQMAGLLMSSFSLGFVLGSYLLEKHIRAVGHIRVFAACAALLAVTAMLHGLWVNPWAWLIWRLFGGVATAGLLMVMESWVSGESTNDNRGRVLAWYMVISTLSLAGGQWMLNLADPGTAVLFSVAGILFALSLVPLSIHRIHGPSRASDVTPQKIKLGELFKRAPVGLVGAFTAGLMVQSFFAMTPFYGQEIGLSTAQTAQFMAITTLVALAAQWGLGRLSDHFDRRKVILCMAATMAISGAFISVAARVDFTMLIVVACFHTAMLHTLYSLSLAHTNDWLAPGEIVAANAKLMIWYGIGSIIGPFSASLVMQMVGPDGLWLFLGAAALMLAIFVLIRLRGHYEVPDEIEQEPFVAVPVMETPHYLSELDPRHEPQQYELDLQLEPLAYIDSEA
- a CDS encoding inositol monophosphatase family protein — its product is MQLTHRLEIAVRIAQQAGQHIVEARQDRRFSQRYKHGSELVTDVDVAVDTMIAEQLDEHFAGEARLTEELSPEREVLDQPGPLWVIDPIDGTVNFAHGLPHVAVSIAWVENGKTQLGVVHAPFLNETFTAIRGEGAYLNGERIRVAQAESLARSLVATGFPYRRDGRAPLMRRVAAVLAHCQDIRRNGSAALDLCNVACGRLDAYYESVSPWDFAAGLLIAREAGARTGHLYPCPKGIPVDLYGENIIASAPDIHGELASLLKRADEDRHWTPM
- a CDS encoding CoA transferase subunit B, with protein sequence MALSREQMAQRVARELKDGFYVNLGIGIPTLVANYVPDGIDVMLQSENGLLGMGRFPTEEEVDADMINAGKQTVTARPGAAIFSSAESFAMIRGGHVDLTVLGAFEVDQQGNIASWMVPGKLIKGMGGAMDLVAGADNIICTMTHASKHGESKLLEKCTLPLTGAGCINRVLTDLAYLEIENGAFVLKERAPGVSVDEIIAKTAGKLIVPNHVPEIVF
- the hybE gene encoding [NiFe]-hydrogenase assembly chaperone HybE; translated protein: MQVLSAEHYARLQRLARLYQQRHAKEIKRHPRRNPHLTVDMLCFQPLPDGRPEKGELVGALLTPVSLSLAVVTAQPRPIPFPEHEGSEWLVGLANGRYPFILETLGESEWLWHCSLLDDVSDIDTLQEANRLAQQLIERVMSEPGPSPTQSSTGR
- a CDS encoding CoA transferase subunit A; its protein translation is MSGFDKRVSTYEEAMEGIESGMTVLAGGFGLCGIPENLIAEIKRRGVKDLTVVSNNCGVDGFGLGLLLEDRQIKKILASYVGENALFERQMLDDEIEVVLTPQGTLAEKMRAGGAGIPAFYTATGYGTPIGEGKEVREFNGRHYILEEAITGDFAIVKGWKADRYGNVVYRHTAQNFNPIVATAGRITVVEVEEIVEPGELEPSQIHTPGIYVDRIIQGNFEKRIEKRTVHS